The following is a genomic window from Mya arenaria isolate MELC-2E11 chromosome 4, ASM2691426v1.
TTGTTATGGTTTCCTTATGTTTAGTTCTGATTTTTATATATGTCCACCTAGAATTTATCTGATCATTATTGACAGTTTTAACCGAAAAtagatatttttgtttcaactgcTAGACGCTGTACCTctaaatcttaaaatattgtttttctaagACCACTAGAgccaaattaaaaagttaaatgtcttaaagatgcactatgaCTCCCAAATGAGATTTACCATATATAATACGATTggtttaatttaccaaaaatgattgataaatgtcgaaaacaatggtttaatttgaaagaaatgcgcAGAAAACACGgattttctaccttatgagacgatagtagatcacagtaaatctttaagcattcaccaatcatttaatattttttgcgttttcagctattacacacacggttataaacttgttattagtaatagatatcttccataaatgcattatttagtagtaGTTGaatgtttatcactcaaaatcaatatttgttatatatgtgtatgtaatgattttgaataagagtgtcactttaacgaaTTGCAACGTAAATAACGACAAACAGTATTGATACGTTTACATTTAATCATGTACAACGTTTGTagtaatgaaaacaaacaaactatacTCCGTTCTTTCTTTGTAACACATACAAGTATGTAGAATACTCACAGATGTATCAACTGCAACGGAAGTATGAAAGTAACGTGACAAAATAGTATCACTACATGTCACCAAAACATCACTAACATGTTATGTCACCAAAACATCACTAACATGTTATGTTACCAAAACATCACTAACGTGTTATGTTaccaaaatatcattaacatgtTATGTCACCAAAACATCACTAACATGTTATGTCACCAAAACATCACTAACATGTTACGCTACCAAAACATCACTAACATGTTATGTTaccaaaatatcattaacatgtTACCAAAATAGCATTAACATGTTAAGTCACCAAAACATCACTAACATGTTATGTTaccaaaatatcattaacatgtTACGCTACCAAAACATCACTAACATGCTATGTTaccaaaatatcattaacatgttaccaaaatatcattaacatgtTAAGTCACCAAAACATCACTAACATGTTATATTaccaaaatatcattaacattttaccaaaatatcattaacatgCTATGTCACCAAAACATCACTAACATGTTATGTTACCAAGATATCATTAACATGTTaccaaaatatcattaacatgtTATGTTACCAAAACATCATTAACATGCTATGTCGCCAAAACATCACTAACATGTTATGCTaccaaaatatcattaacatgttaccaaaatatcattaacatgttatgttaccaaaatatcattaacatgttaccaaaatataattaacatgTTATGTTACCAAAACAGTACTTACATGTTATGTTaccaaaatatcattaacatgtTACCAAAACATCACTTACATGTTTTGAGCAAGCAGATTGTCAGAGACtgtgtgaaaaaaaaaaaaaaaagaaaaaaaaagaagaagtatTAACAAATTAAGAATGTCTTGGggtcctttaataataataattataacgttcttttatatctatattttgatttatcaacatattttaagcGTAACATAAAATTCTAACAGCTCTTTAGTTTTAAATCGCACTTTTTAAGAACAAGATATACCAACACTTGTCAAATCCttttaagcaaatatttgaTTCAGCCCTAATCTGCTTTAACAATGTAGCTTAATAATGCATATGTTACTTGTTGTTGACTTTGATTTATACACTTGCAACAAGACAACTATTCTTGAAGATGTGagttattttacaaacacattcaTATGAGCATATTTGAAGTTTCTGGTTCTTAAAATACAGAGTATGAAACACTGATGGACCTCGCTCAGCAAAACTAGAGTGCCCCCTTTAGTTTAAAGGTCGACAATGCAATGTTCTAGATACTGTTTTTTACTATAGCAGCAAAGTCATATAATAAGATGTaatccaaaataaaaacagcCTCAACATTAAAATGGTTCTATTACTGTTTTTCTCTAATTTCTTGAATAGAACGAAATATACTATATCTATGTTTGTCTGATTGAGGTTTTAGGCATATGATAAAGTCTACCAGTAGATAATTAACAGATATTTATTGAATCCAAATAAATGTTTGGGCATTACGCGTCTGTTCTGCCAGTGGGcgattttattacatttatttatttcatatttctttttgcACAAGTTGTGTATTGTTGGGTCTCTTATTGTTGCCGTCGCTTGTCCCTATACGGCGTTAAACATTGTAATACAAATGATGTACGCATTGTTAGTCCTAtagcaattaaaataaatgtttaagaatccactaattttaatgaaactgatGGCTTTACTTAATGAACACGCAGCAAATGTCTCCCAGGGGTATTATGTCACATCATCTACTTATTCCTGATATCGAGCCATTAAAGGAATACTCGCCTTGAGCACTCGGCGGGGTTTTAAAACACCATCTTCTACAAAAACTAATAAACAACCGCTTCAGAGATTTTCTAACTTGCTTGTTCACCACCCCATAAATAATGGGGTTCGTAGCATGTCCGATAAGAAAAAGATGCCGAAGAATAAGTGAATTAGTCATTCCAAATATATCTAACCAAAATGGCATCCaggtaatgaaatatataacggTGCACAGGAATAGCATTTTGGCTGTTCGTCGGTGGTAATAACGcttctttctatttttttcaatggttCCAAAcgtaaatgtcaattttgatttcctgtTTGCAGGCGAGGTACATATACCATTTGACAGTAACGTAACTTGTGTGTCTGTTTTAACAATGTTGACATTGTTCTGGAATGTTACTCTTTGGTCCGCTCGTTTGGTGTCCAATTTGTTGTCAATAGAAGGTTCTTCGTCTGATTCATCGGTTATATCTTTGTTCTGATCATTTATTTCTGGAATATTGTGACACTGCGAGTAATGCATGTCATCGGCTTTAATAGATTGAGCAACACGTTTTTCAGACTCCTGAGTATCCTGATTCAGCGTTTCATCATGTAACTTAGTTTCTTGTAATTGAACCTCAATCGATCTATCAACAAACAAGTCATCGTTTGCGTCCGGTGTGCACGAGAAGCTGTCGTCTTCTATATTTGTCTGGGTCTTTTCCACATCATTAGTCGCGCCACATGTTGAACTTTGACGTTCTACCGTCGTGGAACTAGTTCGGCGTTTCGTAAGATTTTCTCTTACAACAGTTTTCTGCCATAATACCACATATATTATCGTGTAGAGAACCACAATTAGAATAAGTTCTAAGAAGAATAATCCCATCTGGACGACCTGGTACAATTTGACTAACGTTTCGCCCATTACGGAGAAAGTAAAGTGACAGAACTTGACGGCGGTTTGGTCGTGGGGGAAATGACAGGGTACGTCTTGAACATCCTGATCACTGACGACCGCAAACACGCCGATAGCTGGGCATGAAATCAACAAGCTTACAACCATGATACAAAACACGCCATGGTTTATGGTACTGACGCTTAGACGTGTTCCAATGCGACACACCGCGATGTAGCGTTCCGACGCAATGGCCACAAGTGTGACGTTAGAAGCGAGGACTGAAAAATGTCGTACAACTTCAAATGCTCTGCAGACGATATCGGAGGTCACCAAATGGTACTCGTACACAATTGTATAAGGCATCACAAATATACACACCAACAAGTCTAAGAACGCTAACACTTTAATGAAAGTGTTGCTTGCCTTCCTTTCCTTCCTACGGAAATAAATGATGAGAACCGGAATGTTGCCCGATATGCCGACGGCGGCCAGGAGCGTCACCATGACTGTCACGAGCAGGTACTCCAAACCCAGTGGCTGAAACGCCAACAAATTCTCTGCACTTTTGTTTGATATCTCGGAATAATTTTCCTGTCCAAACCGATAGTCCCTCGAATCCATCTTGTTTACTTAAAGTTATTTTACTGGAAAATACATTATCCGACAAAAGTGATGTTATTCTAAATTACGTTTGTCTCTTTTCTTATAAGTCGTATATCATACATGAGAATATTACAAAATTCATTTGCGATTGTTTATGCCATAGCTTAATCCACATTTAAAGGTACCGAAATACTACCCATCATAACAAATAGCTGCAGTCTTAAATACAAGTAAATGATGTTTAATAGTCTCCAGCTTCGCCCGACTTcatcaaattaaacataactttgaCGTTTAACACCAGCTCCGGAAAAAGACACCGTCAGGAGCAGTTGTTACGCACGGTGTTATTGTAAAACCGGCCAATACATTGTATCCCGTTGAAGCATGTGCGGAGTGAAGAGACGGTCAGCACTGTCAAGCCGATGTCGCCGCAGGAAACTAGACTATCGTCCTCAGCAATGCGCAGCTGTCTATAACAATTATTGATCAATTAGAGACAATGCAAACCAGAGTTAATGCAATGATATTTATAGGAAATCGTGTACTCATGAACGGTACTTACATTGATTTAGTTAATTTAACACAAAACTGCTTAACTTCACCCTTTCTAATGGATATCTTGCAAGCCTATTATTTTAATGAGAATCTAGCAAGTGGGTTTTAATGGCTACAAATACTCATTTGGACGCCTCTACTTTTGTGTACTATTCTCTAAATCATACCAATGCGTATTCATGGAAAGGGCATGGAGCTATTGGCCGTAGCCAAGCCTGATAACCACAATCGTTCTCCCTCGAGATCCACCGCATATGTCGTCTGCAAGACA
Proteins encoded in this region:
- the LOC128230323 gene encoding uncharacterized protein LOC128230323, whose protein sequence is MDSRDYRFGQENYSEISNKSAENLLAFQPLGLEYLLVTVMVTLLAAVGISGNIPVLIIYFRRKERKASNTFIKVLAFLDLLVCIFVMPYTIVYEYHLVTSDIVCRAFEVVRHFSVLASNVTLVAIASERYIAVCRIGTRLSVSTINHGVFCIMVVSLLISCPAIGVFAVVSDQDVQDVPCHFPHDQTAVKFCHFTFSVMGETLVKLYQVVQMGLFFLELILIVVLYTIIYVVLWQKTVVRENLTKRRTSSTTVERQSSTCGATNDVEKTQTNIEDDSFSCTPDANDDLFVDRSIEVQLQETKLHDETLNQDTQESEKRVAQSIKADDMHYSQCHNIPEINDQNKDITDESDEEPSIDNKLDTKRADQRVTFQNNVNIVKTDTQVTLLSNGICTSPANRKSKLTFTFGTIEKNRKKRYYHRRTAKMLFLCTVIYFITWMPFWLDIFGMTNSLILRHLFLIGHATNPIIYGVVNKQVRKSLKRLFISFCRRWCFKTPPSAQGEYSFNGSISGISR